DNA sequence from the Sulfurimonas sp. HSL3-1 genome:
GCAGTGCATCCCCTTTTCCGAGACGGTCATGCAGCGGCCGGTACTCACCCTTTTCTCGACAGATCTGCAGGGACTCTCCTTCCACCTGGACCATTTTCACCAGCTTTTCATCCCGGTCCTCTAGGAAGCGCACTGTCTCAAGATGGCTATAAGTCCCATTTAAGTATTATAAGTCACTAATTTTTTTTCGGATAGAGAATGACCGTAGACATCGATCTCAAAAAGACTGTTGACACCTCGTACAAGATCTATATTGACGCGCTCCCGGCGCTGACCTTTGACAAGAAAGTTGCCGTCGTAACGAACCCGACGGTTTCCGGGCTGCACCTGGACTACCTGCTCGAGCGCCTTGAGGCACCGGCGGTGGAAGTGATTACCCTTCCTGATGGCGAGCAGTACAAGAACTGGGAAAGCATTGAGACGGTACTCGGTGCGCTTTTCGAGGCGCGTTTCAACCGCAGTTCGCTCCTTATTGCCTTCGGCGGCGGTGTGATCGGCGACATGACGGGGTTTGCCGCGAGCATCTTCCAGCGGGGGATCGACTTTATCCAGATCCCGACGACGCTGCTCTCGCAGGTCGATGCCAGTGTCGGCGGCAAGACCGGGATCAACAACCGCTACGGCAAGAACCTCGTCGGGGCCTTCCACCAACCCATCGCCGTCTATGCCGACCCCCACTTCCTTGCAACCCTTCCGCCGCGCGAATTCGCCGCGGGGGTCGCGGAGATCGTCAAGATGGCCGTCACTTTCGATGCCGATTTCTTCGCATGGCTCGAGACGGCGGACCTCTCAAAACCAGAACAGCTTGCCGAAGCGGTGGCGCGTTCGGTCAAAACGAAGGCAGCCGTGGTCGCCCAGGACGAGAAGGAGCGTGGGCTGCGCGCGGCGCTGAACTACGGGCACACCTTCGGCCACGTCATCGAGAACGAGACGAACTACACGACCTATCTGCACGGCGAGACGGTCGCCATCGGGATGGTCATGGCCAACCGCCTGGCCGTTGCGCTGGGGCTGATGGAGGCGACGGAAGCGGAGCGGGTCGAGCAACTGCTGCAGCGCTACGGCCTGCCGGTCCGCTACGCCATCGCCGACGTCGATGCCTTCTACGAGGCCTTCTTCCTTGACAAAAAGAGCGGCGACAACTCGATCACCTTCATTCTGCCGCAGCATCTCGGCGGTGTCGAGATGCGCAGTGACATTCCCCGCGAGGCGGTGATGGACATCCTGCGCACTTTCACGGAGGCTGCACAATGATCGGACGTCTCGCCGAAAGCCTGCTCTGTTCGGCAGTACTGCTCTTTACCGGACCGCTGGCCGTTTCAGCCATGGGCGCCGAAACGCCTGCAAAGGCGGCGATCACATTACAAAAGCCGCTCTCCTGGAGCAGTGTCGTCGACACCTATGCGCACCGCCATATCCTCCAGGAGCGTCTGGCACAGGTCGATGTGGCGCTGCAGAACGCCAAAGCGGCGGGCAAAGCCGAAACGGTCCGCCGTCTGGAGCGTGACCGTCAGCGGCTGGACGCGGAGCTGGGACGGATCGACACCGCTGCCGTAGCCGCCGTCGAGTATTATGTCCACCCTATGGGCGAAGAGCTTTCCATCCGCACCGAAATGTACCGCGGTTACGAATCGAAGGCTGCCGAACTCGAACCGCTGAAGAGCGAGCTGCAGCAGAAGCAGCAGAGCCTCAACCAACTGCTGGGGACGGCACGGGACTCCGCCGAGGTGCAGCAGTCGCTCAAGGCGACGACCTTCGCCTTGGAAACGATCAGCCGGATCCAGCAGCGGATCGTCCACCTTTCCGACGCGCGGCTGACCCGGGTCAACGAGCTGCGTAAGCAGGAAGACGATCTTAAAGACGAACTGGACAAAAGCAATATCTGGCAGAAGAGCTATACGGCCTACCTGACCTACCTGGACGTTAAAAAGGACCTCGCGGCGCTGCAGGAGCAGATCGATGCCATCGACCGCTCCGACGACTCTGAAGCCCGTATGGAGCAGCGCGACGCCCTGCTGGCGAAGCAGAAGATCATGAGCGACCAGCTCTCCTTGCTGCAGTCGCACTCCGCTTCTCCCTTCGCGGACCTGCTCAAACCCGAGGAGATCGACGCGGCGCCGGAGATCAGCAACCCCATCGACATTTTCGCCGGGGTCTCCTACAACAAGAAGGTGCGCGAACAGCTCAGC
Encoded proteins:
- the aroB gene encoding 3-dehydroquinate synthase, whose protein sequence is MTVDIDLKKTVDTSYKIYIDALPALTFDKKVAVVTNPTVSGLHLDYLLERLEAPAVEVITLPDGEQYKNWESIETVLGALFEARFNRSSLLIAFGGGVIGDMTGFAASIFQRGIDFIQIPTTLLSQVDASVGGKTGINNRYGKNLVGAFHQPIAVYADPHFLATLPPREFAAGVAEIVKMAVTFDADFFAWLETADLSKPEQLAEAVARSVKTKAAVVAQDEKERGLRAALNYGHTFGHVIENETNYTTYLHGETVAIGMVMANRLAVALGLMEATEAERVEQLLQRYGLPVRYAIADVDAFYEAFFLDKKSGDNSITFILPQHLGGVEMRSDIPREAVMDILRTFTEAAQ